One window from the genome of Streptomyces sp. WZ-12 encodes:
- a CDS encoding aminotransferase class IV family protein yields the protein MIELNGRPVSLEELQTLALTNYGHFTSVRCDDGTVRGLTLHMERLVRDCRVVFGTDLDPELVLSYVRQATRERTGSFTVRVTVFDPALEVGHPGADAHPQILVTSRPTGAMPPPPLRARTFTFSRDTALVKHVGLFGQLKLRREAQAAGFDDAVFVETDERVSEGATWNLGFVDETGTVVWPDAPVLPGITMQLLQEAHEQTVTAPVTLKELPRMRAAFATNTSVGVRAINAIDATEFATNDPVLEKLRKVYSALPGEHL from the coding sequence GTGATCGAACTCAACGGAAGACCGGTTTCGCTCGAAGAGCTCCAGACCCTGGCGCTCACGAACTACGGGCACTTCACCTCGGTGCGCTGCGACGACGGCACCGTCCGCGGGCTGACTCTCCACATGGAGCGGCTTGTCCGTGACTGCCGAGTGGTGTTCGGAACGGACCTCGACCCCGAGCTGGTCCTAAGCTACGTCCGTCAGGCCACCCGAGAACGCACTGGGTCGTTCACCGTCCGGGTGACCGTCTTCGACCCCGCCCTGGAAGTGGGACATCCCGGTGCCGACGCGCATCCGCAGATCCTGGTGACCTCCAGGCCAACAGGCGCAATGCCTCCCCCGCCGCTGAGGGCAAGGACGTTCACGTTCAGTCGGGACACGGCCCTGGTGAAACACGTCGGGCTGTTCGGACAGTTGAAGCTGCGCCGCGAAGCACAGGCAGCCGGCTTCGACGACGCCGTCTTCGTGGAGACCGATGAGCGGGTGTCCGAGGGAGCGACCTGGAACTTGGGCTTCGTGGACGAGACCGGAACCGTGGTCTGGCCCGACGCCCCTGTTCTCCCTGGCATCACCATGCAGTTGCTCCAGGAGGCTCACGAACAGACCGTCACCGCTCCGGTCACCCTCAAGGAACTTCCCCGCATGCGGGCCGCTTTCGCCACGAACACCTCTGTCGGCGTTCGCGCGATCAACGCCATCGACGCCACCGAGTTCGCAACGAATGATCCGGTTCTGGAAAAGCTTCGGAAGGTGTACAGCGCCCTTCCGGGCGAGCATCTGTAA